The genomic DNA CGAGGAGATCGCTCGCCGCGACGGCGGCGATGAGCCCGCGGGCGATGGTCGTCGGCAGGATGAGCGGTGCCAGCGCGAGCGCGGCAAGGAAGAGGACGGCGCCGGAGACGGCCGTCACCAGAAGCGCCGTGCGATAGGAGCGGGCGAACGCGTCCTCCGCGCGCGCCGTGTTGCGGATCATGATGCTGCCGGCGCCCACGCCAACGAACGGCACGGCAAGGCTCACCATCGCGAGCACACCGGCAAAGGCGCCGTAGCCCGCGGTGCCGAGGGCGCGGGTGATGGCGACGAACGTGGCGGCCTGCAGCAGGAGGCGCGACCCGTTGCCGGCGACCATCCACGCCGTGTTGCGCGCGAGCGCGCCGGCGGGGAGCGCGGCGCGTATGCGCTCGCGGAGGCGCTCCGGCAAGCCGGATCTTCGGGCCGCGCTCAACGCGCCCCCCGCCGCGCGTACTCGCGATACCTGATCCCGAAACTGCCCGCGATCATCCCCGCGCCGCGCGCGGCGAGCTTCACGCCCTCCACGGCGCTCGCCGTGAGCGTGGCCCCGAGCGGTGGCGAGACGGCGAGGCGCGCGACACCCTGCGCGATGCGCCCCCCGCCCCGGAGCACGCGGCCGGCGCGCGACAACACCGGCGCCGGCGGCGCCAGCTCGCGCTCCACCAGCGCCACGGTCCCGCCCTCGCGATATTCGCGGCGGGCGAGCCAGCCCACCGTCGCGCGCTCGCGCGGCACCCACTCGGTCACCACCGCCTCATCGCACCACACGACCCGCTCGCCCGCGGCACGCGCGCGCCAGAAGAAGTGCGTATCCTCACCGCCCGACTCGGCGTACGCCTCGTCGAAGCGGAGCCCGAGCTCGCGGAAGATCCGCGCGTCGATAAGGCAGTTGCAGGTGCCGCCGCGCCGCGTGGGCGCACCGCTCGGCGCAGGCCGCGAGTGGAAGAAACGTCCGCGCCCCACCCAGGCCGGCACCGGCTCGGGAAAGTGCGGCTCGACGCGGCCGGCCACGATCCCGGCCCCCGTTCGACGCCACAGGTCGAGCAGCTCGTCGAGCCACGACGGCGCCGGCACCTCGTCGTCGTCCACCAGCGCGAGTGCGGCGGCGCCGGCGGGCACGTGCGCGAGCAGGCGGTTGCGCACCGGGGCGAGGCCCGGCCGGGGCTCGACCACGTACCCGAGCCGCGCATTGCCACCCGGGATTCCCGCGCGACACACACTGGACGCGCTGCCCGCGGGGTCGTTGTCGGCGACAATGACCGTGAGTTTCGGCCGTGGCACCTTCACGAACACGAGATTACCCAACCCGGCAAGCAACCGCGCCAGCCCCTCGGGCCGCCGCCACGTGGCGATGCCGATGGCGATCTCGGTGCTGCTCACGCGGGCACCGATGCCGGAGCCGGCGCGTGACTTTTTGCGCTCGGCCGCTTGCCAGCTACGAACGTGATTGCCGAGAGCGCACCGATCCAGACAAGCGAAGGGCGGCGCGCCACGAGCAACAACGTGCGGGGGACCGCCGTCGCGAGCGGCGCGCCGGTCAGCGAGGCATGCAGAACTCGCCGGCCCAGCTCGAATCGTCCAAGGGCGCAATCGATCCGGTAGCGCCATCCGCTCTCCGCGTACGCGCGGTTCTTCCGCTGAAGGCGGGCCATTTCGGTGAGCATCCGCCCCGGATCGCTCGATACCGACCCCGGCAGCTTTCGGTAGAACGCCTCCGCCCTCGGCACGTACGCGATCCGGTAGCGTAGCGCCACGCGGATCACGAAGTCCCAGTCCTGGCAGGAGCGGAGCAGCGGATCGAAGCCGCCGCACCGCTCGTACGCTTCGCGCCGGAACACCCAGCCCACCGGAGGTCCCCAGTTGCGCCGCACAGCCTGGCGGAACGGCGCGAGCGGGCCCAGTCGTCGAACTTCAGGAATCCGCGGGAGGAGCGCCCCGGCGGCGTCGATCTCGCGATAGTGGCCGGCGACGAGCCCGACCTCCGGCTCGGCCGCGAGCACCTCCGCCCGCGAGGCCGCGCAAGTGGGGCCGAGCACGTCGTCGGCATCGAGCATGAGGATGTATTCCCCCCGCGCTCGCGCCACGCCCGCGTTCCTTGCCGCGTTGCCGCCGCGGTGCGGCTCGGCAAGCAGCGTGATCCGGTCGCCGAACGACGCCGCCACCAGCCGGGATCCGTCGCTCGAGCCGTCGTCCACCACGATCACCTCGATCGCCGGGTGCGTCTGGTTCAACGCGGAGCGGATCGCAGCGGCGAGGTACGCTTCGGCGTTGTAGCAGGGAATCACGACGGAGACGAGGCCCGGCTCAGGTCTCGGACTCATCCGGTGGGTCCTCCGGTGCGGGAGAGTGAGTCGTGTATCGCCGCGTCATGCCGCGTCCGCCGGTGGGCGTTCATCTCGTGCCAGAGCCGCGGTAGCAGCGTCCACGGCTCGACGAGGTAGCGGACGGCCGTGCGGTTAGGCGTCGCGACCAGCCGGAAGAGCCATTCGAGGCCGTAGCGGCCGAGCCAGCGCGGCGCGGTGGGGATCTCGCCGGCAATGCAGTCCATGAGGCCGCCGACGTTCAGCACCACGCTCGCGTCGAGCCGGTCATGGTTGTCGGCGATCCAGATCTCCTGCCGCGGCATTCCCATGCCGACGAGCAGGAGGTCGGGGCGGAAGCGGTTGATCCGCTCGAGCATCCAGGCGTTGTCGGAGCCGCCGGGCGAGGTGTCGAAGTAGCCAGAGGCGGTGTCGATGACGAGCCCCGGGTGCTCGCGCGCGAGCCGCTCCGCCGCCCTTCGCGCAATTCCCGGCGCGCCGCCCACGACGAACACGCGCCACCCCTCCGCGGCCGCGCGCGCCATCAACGGGTGGATCCAGTCGAGCACCGCGATGCGATGTACCCGGCGCGTGGGCAGCCCGAGCAACCGGCCCGCCGCGACGAGCGACATGCCTTCGATGAAGGTGAGGGTTGCCCGCTCGTACATCGAGCGCATGCGCGGGTGGCGGTGATAGAGACAGACGCTGTGCAGATTGTGGTTTCCGACGACGTGCCTCCCGCGCCGGGCGACGAGCGTCGCGATCCGCTCGGTGAGCGCGGCCATCGTGAGCAGGTCCACCGAGACGCCGAGAATGTCGGCCGAGGCTGGCGCCGCGGGAGCCACCAGGGCCGCGGGTTGGGGCGGTGATACCACCCGGCGGCGCGCCATGTCCCGGGCGAAGAGCGGCACCAGCGACCACGGCTCGATCAGGTACCGGCGCGCGGTGCGCGCCGGCGTCGTGACCAGCCGGTAAAGCCACTCGACGCCGAGCCGGCCGGTCCATCGCGGCGGCGTGGGGATCTCGCCCGCGATGTAGTCCATCACGGCGCCGACGTTGAACACCGCGTTCGCGTCGAGCTGGTCCAGGTGGTCGGCGAGCCACTCCTCCTGCCGCGGCATGCCCATGCCGACGAGCAGAAGCTCGGGACCCCAGGCGTTGATCCGGCGCACCATCGCGCGACTGTCGGCGCTGCCGGGGGCCGCGTCGAAGTATCCGGTCGCCGTGAGGATTTGCAGCCCGGGGTGACGGCGGCGGAGCACGGCGGCCCCGCGCTCCGCGACACCGGGGCGGCCCGCCAGGACGAACACGCGCCACCCGTTGGCGGCCGCGCGCGCCATGACGGGACCGATCCAGTCGAGCGTGGCCAGCCGGTGGCGGCGGCCGAGCGGCAAACCAAGACAGCGCCCGGCGAGCACGAGCGGCATGCCATCGATGATCGTGGCGTGGGCTCGCGCGTAGAGCTCGCGCATGCCGCGCACGCGGTGATAGAGATAGACGCTGTGCAGGTTGTGGTTGGCGATGAAGACCCGGCGCCCATCGGCGATCGCGCGGTCGAGCGTGACTCCGAGCCCGGCCAGCGTGAGCGCGGTGATCTCGACGCCAAGTACGCGGTACGTCGGCGCGTCCGTCCGCGCCGGCGGCTCGGCCGGCCGCCGCCCGGCCGCCGGCGCCCGAACCAGCGTCGCGCTCATCCCGCCACCGCCTGCCGCGGCCGTGCGCTGGCCGGCTCCGCCGCCGGACGCGGCCCCTCGCCCAGCACATGGCGGTAGAGCTGCTGCAAGCGCGCCGTCTGCCGCCGGATGTCGAATTGCTGCCGCACTCGGCGCCGCCCCGCGTCGCTCATGTGGCGCCAGAGCACGTCGTCCGAGAGCAGCAGGGCAAGCCGGTCGGCCAACGCGTCGCGGTCTCCCTCGGGCACGAGAAGCCCGGTCTGGCCGTCGGCCACGGCCTCGGGAATGCCGCCGTGGGCATAGCCCGCGACCGGCGTGCCCATCGCCTGGGCCTCGGCGAACACCATGCCGAATCCTTCGGTGTTGCCCGATGCGGCCGTGACACCCGGCACGCTAAGCACGCGCGCGCGCGCGAGCCACGCGCGCACCACGTCGAGCGGCTGGGTGCCCAGCATGCGCCAGCGCTCCAGCTCGGAGCGCGCCAGCGCCTCGAGTCCGCCCCGCAGCGGTCCGTCGCCGATCACGACCAGCTCGGCGTCGGGCACGATCTCCTGGACACGCCGCATCGCCTCGATCAGGTGATGGCAGCCCTTGCTCTCGACCAGCCGGCCGACGAAAAGCACGATGGGCCGCCGGACGCCGCCGGGAATCGGCTGGAAGAAATCGAGATCGACGCCGGTGTAGTGGACCACGACGCGCTCCGGCGGACAGCCCTGCGCGATCGCCTTCCCGCGTACGAACTCGGAGACGGCGAGCACGAGCGCGGCCTCCCGCCAGACGCTCCCGCGGTGCCGCACCCAGCGCGCGCCCGCGAGCCCCGTCCGGGCGAGCTCGGCGGCGTGCATCGTGACGTCGTAGCCGTGCAAGGTCGCGACGAGCGGCGCGCCAAGCCGCCGCGCAAGCGGGAGCGCGCGCAGCGCGTCCGGCCCGAAGTGCGCGTGGATGAGCGCGGGCCGGAGACGGCGGAGCCGTTGCACGAGGGCGGGGGCCATGCCCGTCGCCTTGAAGCAGAGCTCGCGCGCGCGGCCTCCGGGCGTGCCCTGATTCACCAGCAGCGTGCGCCCGGCCGGCAGCTCGAGGCCGGCCGTCGCGCGCGCGCCCACGTAGTACGGCACGAAGGAGGTGAGCGCCTCCGCCTGCGCGCGCACGAACGTCTCGGACGGCGCGAGCAGCACGTCGCGGTAGATCGCCACCGGGCGCCCGATCACCATGCGCTCCGCCTCAGGTGGCGCCCCGCCCGAGCAGCACCGCCGGAATGGTGCGGAGCAGGATCGAGACGTCCAGCATGAGCGACCACTCGTCGATGTACTTGAGGTCGAGCGCCACCCAGTCCTCGAAGCCCAGGTCGCTGCGCCCGCTCACCTGCCAGAGGCCGGTGATGCCGGGGCGCACGCTGAAGCGGCGCATGAGCCACGCCTCGGAGAAGAGCGCCACGTCGCGCAGGCTCATCGGCCGCGGGCCCACGAGCGACATGTCGCCCGCAAGCACGTTGAGCAGTTGCGGCAGCTCGTCGATCGAAGTGCGGCGCAGCACCGCGCCGACGGGCGTGAGCCGCGGGTCGCGCGCGATCTTGAAGATCGGCCCCGCCTTCTCGTTCAGGTGCTCCAGCTCGCGCATCCGCGCTTCGGCGTCGGCCACCATGCTGCGGAACTTGAACATGCGGAAGCGCCGCTTGTTGAGCCCGTAGCGCTCCTGCACGAAGAGCACGGGGCCCGGGCTCGTGAGCTTGACCGCGAGCGCCGCGGCCGCCATCACCGGAGCGAAGGCCGCCAGCAGCAGCGTGGCACCCACGAGATCGAACCCGCGCTTGGCGAGCAGCCGGTAGTCGTCCGGCACGGTGAGCATGGTGAGCAGCGCCAGCGGGCCGGTCGACCGGAGCCGCGGCCGCGCCACCGTCGACTGCACCACGTCCACCAGCAGCGTCGCCTGCACGCCGCCGCGCTCGCACGTGGCGATCGCGCG from Gemmatimonadales bacterium includes the following:
- a CDS encoding glycosyltransferase — its product is MSSTEIAIGIATWRRPEGLARLLAGLGNLVFVKVPRPKLTVIVADNDPAGSASSVCRAGIPGGNARLGYVVEPRPGLAPVRNRLLAHVPAGAAALALVDDDEVPAPSWLDELLDLWRRTGAGIVAGRVEPHFPEPVPAWVGRGRFFHSRPAPSGAPTRRGGTCNCLIDARIFRELGLRFDEAYAESGGEDTHFFWRARAAGERVVWCDEAVVTEWVPRERATVGWLARREYREGGTVALVERELAPPAPVLSRAGRVLRGGGRIAQGVARLAVSPPLGATLTASAVEGVKLAARGAGMIAGSFGIRYREYARRGAR
- a CDS encoding glycosyltransferase codes for the protein MSPRPEPGLVSVVIPCYNAEAYLAAAIRSALNQTHPAIEVIVVDDGSSDGSRLVAASFGDRITLLAEPHRGGNAARNAGVARARGEYILMLDADDVLGPTCAASRAEVLAAEPEVGLVAGHYREIDAAGALLPRIPEVRRLGPLAPFRQAVRRNWGPPVGWVFRREAYERCGGFDPLLRSCQDWDFVIRVALRYRIAYVPRAEAFYRKLPGSVSSDPGRMLTEMARLQRKNRAYAESGWRYRIDCALGRFELGRRVLHASLTGAPLATAVPRTLLLVARRPSLVWIGALSAITFVAGKRPSAKSHAPAPASVPA
- a CDS encoding WecB/TagA/CpsF family glycosyltransferase; translation: MSATLVRAPAAGRRPAEPPARTDAPTYRVLGVEITALTLAGLGVTLDRAIADGRRVFIANHNLHSVYLYHRVRGMRELYARAHATIIDGMPLVLAGRCLGLPLGRRHRLATLDWIGPVMARAAANGWRVFVLAGRPGVAERGAAVLRRRHPGLQILTATGYFDAAPGSADSRAMVRRINAWGPELLLVGMGMPRQEEWLADHLDQLDANAVFNVGAVMDYIAGEIPTPPRWTGRLGVEWLYRLVTTPARTARRYLIEPWSLVPLFARDMARRRVVSPPQPAALVAPAAPASADILGVSVDLLTMAALTERIATLVARRGRHVVGNHNLHSVCLYHRHPRMRSMYERATLTFIEGMSLVAAGRLLGLPTRRVHRIAVLDWIHPLMARAAAEGWRVFVVGGAPGIARRAAERLAREHPGLVIDTASGYFDTSPGGSDNAWMLERINRFRPDLLLVGMGMPRQEIWIADNHDRLDASVVLNVGGLMDCIAGEIPTAPRWLGRYGLEWLFRLVATPNRTAVRYLVEPWTLLPRLWHEMNAHRRTRHDAAIHDSLSRTGGPTG
- a CDS encoding glycosyltransferase, whose translation is MVIGRPVAIYRDVLLAPSETFVRAQAEALTSFVPYYVGARATAGLELPAGRTLLVNQGTPGGRARELCFKATGMAPALVQRLRRLRPALIHAHFGPDALRALPLARRLGAPLVATLHGYDVTMHAAELARTGLAGARWVRHRGSVWREAALVLAVSEFVRGKAIAQGCPPERVVVHYTGVDLDFFQPIPGGVRRPIVLFVGRLVESKGCHHLIEAMRRVQEIVPDAELVVIGDGPLRGGLEALARSELERWRMLGTQPLDVVRAWLARARVLSVPGVTAASGNTEGFGMVFAEAQAMGTPVAGYAHGGIPEAVADGQTGLLVPEGDRDALADRLALLLSDDVLWRHMSDAGRRRVRQQFDIRRQTARLQQLYRHVLGEGPRPAAEPASARPRQAVAG